Part of the Wolbachia endosymbiont of Diaphorina citri genome is shown below.
GAAGAACAAGAGTCTTTTCCTTTGGAGAAAGCTACTGAATTGCTGTTAAAAAGTATTAATTTGAATTAATGGAGATAAAATTTGCAAGTCAAAAAGAACAATAAAAACAGAATTAATGAATTCATCACAGCTAAGGAGGTACGCTTAGTTGATCATAGTGGTGAAATGGTCGGAATTGTGCCAATAGAACAAGCTTTAGAAGTTGCACAAAGTGTCAATTTAGACTTGGTAGAAATCGCACCTGATTCAACTCCTCCAGTATGTAAGATTCTGGACTATAGCAAACAAAAGTATGATATAAAAAAGAAGGCAAGTGAAGCAAAAAAGAAACAAAAAACATTAACTATAAAAGAAATTAAACTGGGTCCTAATATTGGTGATCACGACTACGAAACAAAATTGCGTCAAACAAGGGATTTTCTTGTGAATGGACATAGAATTAAAGTCACAATGAGATTTAGAGGAAGAGAGCTTATAAACACTGAAGTTGGACTGGAAAAATTAGAACGGCTAATTAGAGATGCTGAAGATATTGCGAAAGTAGAATTAGCACCTAAAAGGGAAGGAAATCAATATTCTTTAACTTTAGCTGCTAAGTAGTAAAATCACTTAAAAGTATAAGTTACTATCCTCTCTTCAATTATATGACGAAAATGTCTGATTAATCCTTGAACTGGCCAAGCTGCAGCATCGCCAAGTGCACAAATTGTATGCCCTTCTATTTGAGTTGTAAGGTCAAGTAGCTTATCTACTTCACCAGGTTTAATATTTCCTGCTACCATTCTTCTCATAATTCTCCACATCCATCCAGTGCCTTCACGGCATGGTGTACATTGTCCGCAGGACTCATGCATATAGAAATGTGATAATCTTTCTATTGCAGCTATTATGTCAGTTGATTTATCCATCACTATTACAGCAGCAGTACCAAGCCCTGATTTTGCAGCCCTTAATGAATCAAAATCCATTTCAATAGTATCGCATATAGATTTTGGAATTAATGGTACTGAAGACCCACCAGGTATTACAGCAAGTAAGTTATCCCAACCTCCTCGCACTCCACCTGCGTATTTTTCAATTAATTCACGCAGTGAAATTCCGAGCTCTTCTTCAACATTACATGGATTATTTACATGCCCTGAAATGCAAAAGACCTTAGTGCCAGTATTATTTGGTTTACCCAGAGATGCAAACCACTCTCCTCCGCGATTTAGAATATCTGGAACCATGGCTATAGTTTCAACGTTGTTTATTGTGGTTGGGCAGCCAAAAAGTCCAACACCCGCAGGGAATGGAGGTTTCATTCGAGGAAAGCCCTTTTTTCCTTCAATTGATTCAAGTTGAGCTGTTTCTTCTCCACATATGTAAGCTCCTGCACCCCTATGAATAAACACATCAAGATCATAACCTGATTTGCAGGCATTTTTTCCAATTAAGTTTTCTTTATAGGCTTCCTCAAGTGCTTTTTTTAGAACTAAATATTCATTATAAAATTCACCCCTGATATAAATATACGCAGCTGACGCATTGATTGCTCTTCCAGCCAGGAGAATTCCCTCAAGTAACTTATGTGGCTCATATCGCAATATATCTCTATCTTTACACGTACCAGGTTCTGACTCATCTGCATTGACTACCAAGTATGCTTT
Proteins encoded:
- the infC gene encoding translation initiation factor IF-3, producing the protein MQVKKNNKNRINEFITAKEVRLVDHSGEMVGIVPIEQALEVAQSVNLDLVEIAPDSTPPVCKILDYSKQKYDIKKKASEAKKKQKTLTIKEIKLGPNIGDHDYETKLRQTRDFLVNGHRIKVTMRFRGRELINTEVGLEKLERLIRDAEDIAKVELAPKREGNQYSLTLAAK
- the nuoF gene encoding NADH-quinone oxidoreductase subunit NuoF, yielding MLKEQDKIFINLNGRETPLLEGAKKRGSWQKTKELLDLGSEKIIDEVKKSGLRGRGGAGFSTGLKWSFMPKNSIKAYLVVNADESEPGTCKDRDILRYEPHKLLEGILLAGRAINASAAYIYIRGEFYNEYLVLKKALEEAYKENLIGKNACKSGYDLDVFIHRGAGAYICGEETAQLESIEGKKGFPRMKPPFPAGVGLFGCPTTINNVETIAMVPDILNRGGEWFASLGKPNNTGTKVFCISGHVNNPCNVEEELGISLRELIEKYAGGVRGGWDNLLAVIPGGSSVPLIPKSICDTIEMDFDSLRAAKSGLGTAAVIVMDKSTDIIAAIERLSHFYMHESCGQCTPCREGTGWMWRIMRRMVAGNIKPGEVDKLLDLTTQIEGHTICALGDAAAWPVQGLIRHFRHIIEERIVTYTFK